TTACAATGTTtcctttgtgtgcaggtgaaatgTCTGGAACAGAGCATGTGTGCAGAGAGAGCTGTGACAGTGATAGTAACAGACGAATGCCCAGGTGGATACTGTGCTTTTGGACGAACTCACTTTGATCTGAGCGGAGCCGCTTTTGGCCGTATGGCTGTAGCAGGCCAGGCCACCAGTCTTCTCAACACTGGAGAACTCCCTGTTCTCTACAGACGGTATTCTAATGACTTCCAAATACAAGACTTTACTCTCCTCTATGCTTCTGTCATTCTCTCTTATGCACAGAGTATAATAGAGTTAATTTTGAAGATGGTTTTTGAAATCAATTGTATATATTTTAGTATTGACATTTTCATTACAGTGATCCATTTTTTTGAAGACAATGTGTGATCGTTCAAAAGGATAGAGAGTATTCTAATTAATTACAAATGCAAGTTTCAATTCTGTTAtgtgtttcttttattttctcatgtaTAACTTTCAAAAAATGTAAAATGTGAGTTAATTTTCGGAAGATTGTTTTTAGAATCAACTGTGTATGTTTATCTATCCATATTTTCCATCATATTTTACAATTTATTTTCTTGGATCAATGGGTGTCATTGTTCAAAGAGAATGTATTGCTGAACCTGATTGAAAATGTCAGAtgtaaaaacatgaaaagttgatTTCAGAAACAAAATCTTTCCACCACTACTACATGGACTCTAAAAACCTTTTACCAACTATTATAAGCTAATCTTCAAAAGATTGTTTCTGAAATCAATTCTCTATGCTTTCGTATGGACATTTTTTATCATATTTAAGATCTATTTCCTTAGACCattgaatgtgatcatccaaaagaATAAATCGCTGAACTTGattgataatgtattgaaaatgtagACAGCCAATTTCAGAAATAAAATAATCTTTCACTTACTGTACATGAACTATGGAAAACTCTTGCTAACTATTGTAAGCTAATCTTTCAGGACAAAATGTGAGTATCCTGGAAGAAACATCACATTCCATGTGAACGAGGGCTCTACAGACTATTGGTTTTCCATTCTGATCGAATATGAAGATAATGATGGAGATGTGGGAGGCGTTCATCTGAAAGAGGTACATTGTAGATCTTTTGATCCATCATGCgatcttcttccatattcttgtATTGAAGAATATTGATTGAATGAATGAAATTTTTTAATGACATCCACATAACGGAAAAGTCTTTTATGATTGTTTGGAAAGTGCAGGCTGGGTCGGAGACATGGATGGAAATGAGGCATTTGTGGGGAGCAAACTGGTGTTTGCTAGGAGGGCCATTGAAGGCACCATTTTCTCTGCGCGTAACATCCTTGTCCTCCAACAAGACGCTCTCTGCCAGAGATGTCATCCCACACAACTGGTTTCCTACCGCCACTTACAAATCACGCCTCAACTTCGACTGAAAACAATATTGGTGTACGTGTAAACGAGGAATCGACTTCCAAAGGGAAGTTTGTTAGTAAGTCGTTGAAGTTAAATATAgtgtgtgaaagagagagagagagagagagccgcTCGGTGGCAGCTCCATAAGGCTGCTGTGCATCAGTAGTAGGTTGGTTATGTTTAGGTACCTATGTTTGCCATCTaaatagtaaataaaaatgtgGGTCAAGTTTTTAAAGGCACTGCAACCTATCAGGAACTGCCAGTTCCGTATTACCTTTTCTGCCATGGCATGTAAACCAAGAAGCAAATTTCAATGTTTTGTACCTGTTGTCATGATAGTTGCAGTTTTCTCTTTAATGAAAGTTTGACCATCTTTTTAAGAGAATCTttgtattgtttttgtttttgtttgtggaGAGGATTCAGTGGTTTTATTTTCATATGGCTAAGAATGCCAGTTACCACTATTCATTGGATTTTCAGTTAAAAAAACTCAATAAAAAATCATATAGGATAACCCTGTGTTCTAATAAGTGTTCGTTCTTTGCACATCCAATTTTCTAATTACTAACTTTAACTTTAAGAGTAAAAAaactaaaagttcattaataaatttcacatgtactaatAACCACTTATTTTTAGAATCATAATTGATCAATTTGTGCATTTTTAATGGTACCAATAGCACATGAGTACTACGGCATttatgcataagtattggcaattttaagtgcatagGAACATCTTTAAATAGGTATcgagcgacactttgaaatgtgtactttttgactctTGTGCGCATAATGGATCACATAGCATGCATCCGATGTACTCTTTACGAGCTTAGGGTGCACAAAGTTAGTTATAATAGCTTATTAGTCCACTTCTCCAAGTAGCCACCCATTTTCTAAAAAAATgcaagtttgtttgtttttaagtaaTTAGTTCAATTCTTAACAAGTAATGGGACAATAGGGAATATGTTTTAGATGACACTTTGAATGACCAcattttgacctttgtgcacatagcGGATCCCATGATGTTCATCTTTACTACCTAGAAGTTAGAATAATAGCTATGAACAGTTAAGTCCCATaagagacaacaaaaaaaattgtcaaaatcctATGTACAATTTTAGGAGCTTAGGGTGCACAAAATTAGCTATAACTgttattggtgctcttcccctatcttAAAATCTAAGGGATCGATGTTGAACGATCCAAAAAAATATTGTAATGATTTTCTTTATTGCTTAAGTCAAAATgctcaaaatcttcatcatcaattttgATGCCTTACGAGAAAAGATCTAATAGCTGCCCATGTACCAATAACCTCTATATTCTTGACCATCTAATCtcacaattacaatttaaaaaaattataataattaaaataactaaAAATATTCCACATGTACCAATAATCTTTCACCCAAGACCCTCAcatcatttttcaaaaaagaaTGTAGGTACTAAATTTCACATTTTGAACAACCCTTCAAAATACAATGTAATTTTTTTTCATCAAGCATCTTAGCTTGTGAAGTGGTACAACACTTTTTGTACTGATCCGCCTGCGCTTACACATGCTATATGCCATTTTTTTTATCATGTGCCCTTTGATTTGACTGATGCCTTGCACAGATTAAATgggcaaaataaaatattgttccattcacaaataaaaattaaaagtgtGCACTTTGGGTGGGGAATACCTAGTAGATAAATGTAAGGGAATATAACACTTTTCACTTGCTTAAATATTTATTGAAGGCAAGCAATAAAAGATTAGATTGTATTATTTGTCTAAATATgtgaattatttattttaaaatatattgtaaTATTAAATGGGTATGTGAATTTGTTATTATGTATAATAAATCATTTATCAATATTTATGAAAGGTTTAAATTAGTTTATGAGGTTATAAAAGTAGGTTGAAGAATATATCTAATTAGACATCAAACGATTTAGTAGTCAATCAATCAATAGTGATTTTACAACTCATCTATAACTAGGAAAAGCACATAATGTCTTTTTTCAGTGTTACAAGagcatgaaaataatttttttaacatttaGTACATTTAGTCAATCATATCAAACAACCTGTCAAGAATTTAAAAATGATATAAACTAATTGCTTAtgtcattttctctaaaatttcaatttattaattttaaatttaacataaattttttgtcattttttgttagTTTTCAATTAACTATTATTATTCTACTCTTTtataatgttggcattttttaccataacacataacatactaaacataaaaatattttaaagatttcttaatttagattagtaATTTCAATATCTATCTAGTGTTAAtttttgttgtcacaaaagtttgcacccttgttcaacactagtgctcaacaaccttgtgaaacatggaaacaacctccaagtgtgggaccttgcacatatGAGGTCGAGTctctggagaaggccgacttccttatcAATCAAGGTgtggtgttggaccaacccaacacttataaAACCTATTCTAATGATCTAGAGGGAAAAATgggagaaggaatgttgaaaggaaaaagaggtgatgcacctagattgaaagttgATCCTCCCTGCCCATAATTGCACAAGACATCAATGAAGACTACCCACAGATATGCACAATTTCCTATCCTAATAAGCTCCCTAAGAACATGCAAAGGTTAGAATCCTATAAGATGAAGAAAGGAACTGAAATCAATTTACAGACAACGTCTACAGGGGTGTTAACACAATCACATAAACTAAGAATCACAAAAGAATGCATTCAGATAAAGAGGTAAAATGCATCACACATAATATTTGAACTGAAAAGAAGCAAGACAAACAATTTTATAGATATAAAGACAAGGAAAAGTTTACAGTTGCATAAAGTATGAGTTTCTATAAGAGAAACAAGGAGAGGACCCTTTGAAAGAGCTACGAAATTTGCCTTTATAGATAAGGCATAACTCAGATGAACACTGGGTTTAGAAACCCTAaccaactagggttaggttacaaaaaagagAGGAGAATTAGATCAGGCAAATTGATTTGATAGTTGCATGTCTGAAAATGCCACCTAGAACTAGGAAAGAGCAACAATCCCTAAAAAAAGGGAGAATCCCTACATGAATGGCGTTTGAATGTCCTCTGCCAAGCCCAAAAAGTCTTCAATCTACAATAAATGAGCATGGACATCCAAAGAGAAGTGTCTACAAAATCATGGTGGAGTGATGGCGAGCGCTTGAAAGTGGTTGGGATAAATTAGATTTGATCTGGGCCACCGACAGGGTCAAAAACTGATTTTTGACCCATTAAGTCGACAAGCACCCGGGAAACAATTTTGAATTTAACAcactctccaagtttgaaaataaGCCACCCTATCTTCCTCTTTGCGCATAGGTGGACAATCATGATTGCACCATGAAAATGACTTGGTCCCACTAGCCAAACAACCCATTGCAGTATCACAACCAAGGGTGGGACCTAGTTCCTGATCGTTGCGACACAACGATAGCACTCTATTCTTGTTTGTTGCGAAGCAACAATGTTCATGTCCGTTGTGAAACAACGCTCACTAGCCTTTTCCTCATGGCTGCATCACTCATCACTGTGTCGCGTGAAAGTAGAACAATCGCAGTAGGGAACAAAAGTGGAAGTTTCTGATCAACACAATACAACGATAACCAAAAGAAATCCTACCAGCATCACTCATTGTCGTGTCACGCGGAAGTagaactgtagcgtcgtaaattgtacgcacttgctagagcggtacaatttcacacctagtttagcacccgccttggcgcattttgcattttgcattgcatttccctttagcacttaattaattaaattaattaggtctaaggtcctattttatcatctcctacatcataaagttgggccctttcattaaagtgtgcccctttcattttattcttccaatacatcatttaatcaaaaaccctaattaggtcctattttgaacttgggggcttggtttcgggggtcaaaacatctcgaaatcacctgtaacttcgggattctctctaaaatcatcatatccgacggccctgaaaatttggtgaaaagttgtcgggatcgtggcgcccggagtgcacatggtcccggacatttttcccgaaattttaggagcacaatccaatcataaaataaagcttaaccccaagaaattggtgggatattcaatctctaggtcagccaaaagttgaaattaagacctagggtttcatatataagagctctctttcttcatttgaaaggattggAATTTTGGggctttcagggaccttctatgcagcgaaaaagaagatctttgaagacttcaataacattcaacatccatccatcaagcattcatcaatttcattcatttagggcttgggagacattgaagaacaataggagattaccgactgaagattggcttgtactcctcccttaagggttgggtatgatttcatgttgttttcatgtctttgcataagcttcaatatatcctttattcatgctttagatcactttgcatcttgatttagagcatttacattatcatttacaagcaattagggtttactttctaggttgctctagtttgctttcttgcatttaaggaccttgcacacacactaggtctgcacacacaatacattttacaatacaacttggctattcgtggaggtggaaatcaccgaagcgggggtttgactaaggcaaaaccctatatagccgcccaccacaccttttcagatataagtgcaggtttcgggattcggacgacgccgcaagttacagatccggaagaagcagacggagaccgaacttcacaccaaatctcagagcaaaagaccaggacaggggtgtggggcgccctggtcctgccaggacaagggcgctgggcgccctagtccctgggacaggggcgctgggcgccctggtccttctgacaacacttttcagcatttttgacaactttgcaaaacagcagtttccggagcagtttcaggggcaaaatcaggacagtggtgcccgcgcccccatcctgaacattttcagtcagattttaactccgggtacgcatttgcattcttgtcttgtccttgtgtttacagctttccattgtttaagttcaattctgcaatcttgttattagttcatacttgcactttggggttagggattgaacttgcatcgtttcatctttcaattgcaacaaaggaatagaaaccctaataggtagcccgtggctctctcttccacaaaaagaagtagccaattgtgtgatacctctaggctctttcgtattccacaagtgtgtggttgaaagtgagattagggcatgtttgcttagtgtcgctttttctcccacacatttttggtgaacccgacgtgaatctgtcattgcttcctcttgcattgcatttgttagatctaaatctagatttagcgtgtttcatttaagtttcattttcaaaaaaaaaaaaaaaaaaaaaagaaggaaaagaaagagtgtgttttatttctttgcattgtgtgcaatttttatttcaaaatgtcagatttttatttgcaagatgttcatatttgtgatgattatgagttagatgaagctttagatgagtttttgaaacctaaagataccaaaccttcattttaccaaaaactcataaacattgttactatgccatttcgttgtgatgagaaagataagtcgaatgattcctctcaagggtacattcctatcagctcttccactaaatctagtaacatggttgttttcaatgatcccctctatgaagagataactccttttgaatcaaaagataaaccttttaatagatatgatcatgctttgttggatgatgcccttaatgcctttgtgtctcctaaaaaacactcccttcatgaggatccttttgtgcaagaagatgacattatccctacatttcctagtgatggcctttccttttccaacaaaattcccactagagatgatgaattaatggtaaatgcttacccttctcctaaagttggtcttacccataagcatcccttagagaaagaagatgaaataataagcaatttccttaattctctctcccctattgaaca
This genomic stretch from Cryptomeria japonica chromosome 8, Sugi_1.0, whole genome shotgun sequence harbors:
- the LOC131052248 gene encoding expansin-B3, giving the protein MMKAFHSLRLVLLGASVLLCLGFEAEELEWRPATATWYGSPDGDGSTGGACGYGSLVDVKPFRKRVGAVSPVLFKGGEGCGACYKVKCLEQSMCAERAVTVIVTDECPGGYCAFGRTHFDLSGAAFGRMAVAGQATSLLNTGELPVLYRRTKCEYPGRNITFHVNEGSTDYWFSILIEYEDNDGDVGGVHLKEAGSETWMEMRHLWGANWCLLGGPLKAPFSLRVTSLSSNKTLSARDVIPHNWFPTATYKSRLNFD